From the Dama dama isolate Ldn47 chromosome 24, ASM3311817v1, whole genome shotgun sequence genome, one window contains:
- the RAB43 gene encoding ras-related protein Rab-43 isoform X2, which translates to MAGPGPGDPDEQYDFLFKLVLVGDASVGKTCVVQRFKTGAFSERQGSTIGVDFTMKTLEIQGQRVKIWDTAGQERFRTITQSYYRSANGAILAYDITKRSSFLSVPHWIEDVRKYAGSNIVQLLIGNKSDLGELREVPLAEAQGLAKHYDILCAIETSAKDSSNVEEAFVRVATELVVRHGGPRLSEKGADHIQLDSKDVAESWGCGC; encoded by the exons ATGGCCGGGCCGGGCCCCGGGGACCCGGACGAGCAGTACGACTTCCTGTTCAAGCTGGTGCTGGTGGGCGACGCGAGCGTGGGCAAGACGTGCGTGGTGCAGCGCTTCAAGACCGGCGCCTTCTCGGAGCGCCAGGGCAGCACCATCGGCGTGGACTTCACCATGAAGACGCTGGAGATCCAGGGCCAACGAGTCAAG ATCTGGGACACGGCCGGCCAGGAGCGCTTCCGCACCATCACGCAGAGCTACTACCGCAGCGCCAACGGGGCCATCCTGGCCTACGACATCACCAAGAGGAGCTCCTTCCTGTCGGTGCCCCACTGGATCGAGGACGTGCGCAAGTACGCGGGCTCCAACATCGTGCAGCTGCTCATCG GGAACAAGTCGGACCTCGGGGAGCTGCGGGAGGTGCCGCTGGCGGAGGCGCAGGGCCTGGCGAAGCACTACGACATCCTGTGCGCCATCGAGACGTCGGCCAAGGACTCGAGCAACGTGGAGGAGGCCTTCGTGAGGGTGGCCACCGAGCTGGTCGTGCGGCACGGCGGCCCGCGGCTCAGCGAGAAGGGTGCCGACCACATCCAGCTGGACAGCAAGGACGTCGCGGAGAGCTGGGGCTGCGGCTGCTGA
- the RAB43 gene encoding ras-related protein Rab-43 isoform X1 has translation MAGPGPGDPDEQYDFLFKLVLVGDASVGKTCVVQRFKTGAFSERQGSTIGVDFTMKTLEIQGQRVKLQIWDTAGQERFRTITQSYYRSANGAILAYDITKRSSFLSVPHWIEDVRKYAGSNIVQLLIGNKSDLGELREVPLAEAQGLAKHYDILCAIETSAKDSSNVEEAFVRVATELVVRHGGPRLSEKGADHIQLDSKDVAESWGCGC, from the exons ATGGCCGGGCCGGGCCCCGGGGACCCGGACGAGCAGTACGACTTCCTGTTCAAGCTGGTGCTGGTGGGCGACGCGAGCGTGGGCAAGACGTGCGTGGTGCAGCGCTTCAAGACCGGCGCCTTCTCGGAGCGCCAGGGCAGCACCATCGGCGTGGACTTCACCATGAAGACGCTGGAGATCCAGGGCCAACGAGTCAAG CTGCAGATCTGGGACACGGCCGGCCAGGAGCGCTTCCGCACCATCACGCAGAGCTACTACCGCAGCGCCAACGGGGCCATCCTGGCCTACGACATCACCAAGAGGAGCTCCTTCCTGTCGGTGCCCCACTGGATCGAGGACGTGCGCAAGTACGCGGGCTCCAACATCGTGCAGCTGCTCATCG GGAACAAGTCGGACCTCGGGGAGCTGCGGGAGGTGCCGCTGGCGGAGGCGCAGGGCCTGGCGAAGCACTACGACATCCTGTGCGCCATCGAGACGTCGGCCAAGGACTCGAGCAACGTGGAGGAGGCCTTCGTGAGGGTGGCCACCGAGCTGGTCGTGCGGCACGGCGGCCCGCGGCTCAGCGAGAAGGGTGCCGACCACATCCAGCTGGACAGCAAGGACGTCGCGGAGAGCTGGGGCTGCGGCTGCTGA
- the GP9 gene encoding platelet glycoprotein IX — protein MPAWMLLLLLWAAAEASEDCPAACACRALNTMGLQVDCSGRGLEALPALPAPTRQLLLTNNSLRTVPPGAFDHLPQLQDLDLEHNPWRCDCGLVYLRLWLEDRAPEQLRRLRCAGPAHAAGRAPALLSGSELGGCGWSLRESWAHPRPWGDAALVVVAALGLALLVSLLCTVPVPRASPR, from the coding sequence ATGCCCGCgtggatgctgctgctgttgctctgGGCGGCCGCCGAGGCCTCCGAGGACTGCCCGGCCGCCTGCGCCTGCCGCGCGCTGAACACCATGGGGCTGCAGGTGGACTGCAGCGGCCGCGGGCTCGAGGCGCTCCCCGCCCTGCCGGCGCCCACGCGCCAGCTCCTGCTGACCAACAACAGCCTGCGGACCGTGCCCCCCGGCGCCTTCGACCACCTGCCGCAGCTGCAGGACCTGGACCTGGAGCACAACCCCTGGCGCTGCGACTGCGGGCTCGTCTACCTGCGCCTCTGGCTGGAGGACCGCGCGCCCGAGCAGCTGCGGCGCCTGCGCTGCGCCGGCCCCGCCCACGCCGCGGGCCGCGCGCCCGCCCTGCTCAGCGGCTCCGAGCTGGGCGGCTGCGGCTGGAGTCTGCGCGAGTCCTGGGCCCACCCGCGGCCCTGGGGGGACGCGGCGCTGGTCGTCGTGGCCGCTCTGGGCCTGGCTCTCCTGGTGAGCCTGCTGTGCACCGTCCCGGTGCCCCGGGCCAGTCCCCGGTAG